The Streptomyces sp. YIM 121038 genome includes a window with the following:
- a CDS encoding IS701 family transposase — MTWERELDTLFLRIGHRFGRADLRRRMRDYVRGLLAPVSRKNGWQLAEFAGHHTPDGFQRLLNAANWDADDVRDDLQAYVAEHLGVDGGVLVIDDTGFVKKGTTSAGVQRQYSGTAGRTENCQIGVFAAYATTRGRALVDQELYLPKSWTEDRERCRAAKVPDERGFATKGELAKRLVLRALASDLPLAWVAADSAYGQEGRFRRLIEQSGLGYVLAVPKSQQVFGPRIDYLFAQAPGEAWETISCGDGAKGPRRYHWAALELPTVAEFDCQGEAPVRRRWALARRSISKSQEIAYFLAYAPRETTVADLVRIAGMRWQIEECFQAAKNECGLDQYEVRRYVGWFRHITLAMLAHAYLAVMAADAAGKGGAETLPAPWLRSPWQKSAGSWHFASARTAKPGGRFARTL, encoded by the coding sequence GTGACCTGGGAGCGGGAACTCGACACTCTCTTCTTGCGCATTGGCCACCGCTTCGGCCGCGCGGACCTGCGGCGTCGGATGCGGGACTATGTGCGGGGGCTTCTCGCTCCCGTCAGCCGTAAAAACGGCTGGCAGCTGGCCGAGTTCGCCGGGCACCACACCCCTGATGGCTTCCAGCGGCTGCTGAACGCGGCGAACTGGGATGCCGACGACGTCCGCGACGACCTTCAGGCATACGTCGCCGAGCACCTCGGCGTAGACGGCGGGGTGCTCGTCATCGATGACACCGGCTTCGTCAAGAAGGGCACCACCTCCGCCGGGGTGCAGCGTCAGTACTCCGGCACCGCCGGCCGCACCGAGAACTGCCAGATCGGCGTCTTCGCCGCCTACGCCACCACCCGCGGCCGCGCCCTGGTGGACCAGGAGCTCTACCTGCCCAAGTCCTGGACGGAGGACCGGGAACGCTGCCGGGCGGCGAAGGTCCCCGACGAACGAGGCTTCGCCACGAAGGGCGAGCTGGCCAAGCGCCTGGTGCTGCGTGCTCTGGCCTCGGATCTCCCTCTTGCGTGGGTGGCTGCGGACTCCGCCTACGGGCAGGAGGGACGCTTTCGTCGCCTGATCGAGCAGTCCGGCCTCGGCTACGTGCTCGCAGTGCCCAAGTCCCAGCAGGTCTTCGGCCCGCGCATCGACTACCTGTTTGCCCAGGCCCCCGGCGAGGCGTGGGAGACGATCTCGTGCGGTGACGGCGCCAAAGGACCAAGGCGCTACCACTGGGCGGCACTGGAGCTGCCCACGGTGGCCGAGTTCGACTGCCAGGGCGAGGCCCCCGTACGCCGACGCTGGGCACTGGCCCGCCGCAGCATCAGCAAGTCCCAGGAGATCGCCTACTTCCTCGCCTACGCACCGCGGGAGACCACAGTGGCCGACCTGGTGAGGATCGCCGGGATGCGCTGGCAGATCGAGGAGTGCTTCCAGGCGGCAAAGAACGAGTGCGGCCTGGACCAGTACGAGGTCCGCCGCTACGTCGGCTGGTTCCGGCACATCACCCTGGCCATGCTCGCTCACGCCTACCTCGCGGTCATGGCAGCCGACGCGGCGGGAAAGGGGGGTGCAGAAACGCTTCCGGCACCCTGGCTCCGCTCACCGTGGCAGAAGTCCGCCGGCTCCTGGCACTTCGCCTCGGCCCGAACCGCCAAACCGGGCGGCCGCTTCGCACGCACGCTCTGA
- a CDS encoding endonuclease domain-containing protein → MRELQEPGGPQRAARREVGRPHHLAGIDWRQILVEQTRDGTQRTWWLPRAVVRLLDAAGHAEAQWVQATRSRQASAAVAEPPSHPRQAKDADGRQTPSPQGPAASLRLYNRELEGQLYSVLSRNPGTARRVAGWACAVCRAAPATVLDHCHEHGYVRAPVCQSCNTQERPDHLYSNDIRVANRYDRLFRSDTDTWLRHWHRCPGCRARTTLPLPHLAAWIACIACRSLRPTHRAPGGRKPCGVLRVSWTGSQQAPRSCLLTVAVDLCPSGEHRVLALVPYREAAEQFRLWLAETAPAVAAAAGPDRLDGLPAQPRPVIADTSGEGLALF, encoded by the coding sequence ATGCGGGAACTGCAGGAGCCGGGCGGCCCCCAGCGGGCAGCACGACGCGAAGTCGGTCGGCCGCACCATCTGGCGGGGATCGACTGGCGACAGATACTCGTGGAGCAGACCCGCGACGGGACGCAGCGGACGTGGTGGCTGCCGCGCGCTGTGGTCAGGCTGCTGGATGCGGCCGGGCACGCCGAAGCGCAGTGGGTACAAGCCACGCGGAGCCGCCAGGCCAGCGCAGCCGTCGCCGAGCCGCCCTCCCACCCCCGGCAGGCCAAAGACGCCGACGGTCGGCAGACGCCGAGCCCCCAGGGCCCCGCCGCCTCACTGCGTCTCTACAACAGAGAACTGGAAGGCCAGCTGTACTCGGTGCTCAGCAGGAACCCCGGCACCGCCCGCAGGGTGGCTGGGTGGGCGTGCGCAGTCTGCCGCGCCGCACCGGCCACCGTGCTCGACCACTGCCACGAACACGGCTACGTCCGCGCCCCCGTCTGCCAGTCCTGCAATACCCAGGAACGCCCCGACCACCTCTACAGCAACGACATCCGCGTGGCGAACCGCTACGACCGCCTCTTCCGTAGCGACACCGACACCTGGCTCCGCCACTGGCACCGCTGCCCCGGCTGCCGCGCACGCACCACCTTGCCCCTGCCCCACCTCGCCGCGTGGATCGCCTGCATAGCCTGCCGCTCGCTGCGCCCGACCCACCGCGCCCCCGGCGGGCGCAAGCCCTGCGGGGTCCTGCGCGTGTCCTGGACGGGCAGTCAGCAGGCGCCCCGTTCCTGCCTGCTTACGGTCGCCGTCGACCTCTGCCCCTCGGGCGAGCACCGTGTCCTGGCGCTAGTCCCCTACCGCGAAGCGGCCGAGCAGTTTCGCCTCTGGCTGGCCGAGACGGCCCCTGCCGTGGCCGCCGCGGCCGGCCCCGACCGCCTGGACGGCCTCCCTGCCCAGCCCCGGCCAGTCATCGCGGACACCAGCGGCGAGGGCCTGGCACTGTTCTGA
- a CDS encoding recombinase family protein has translation MGKGPAQQAPRRRPTSTLRHSTEKQTNARQLHALDSLLKSGAPKYEDPAISSRVYAIDRTGFRALLDEAAVGDTLRIADAARLFRSTKDVIQIREVLQRRGLHLHIATGAWSGFDLAADDPQTKLFVTMLAGVLEFQRDMISENTKEGVAAAEAAGKTLGRPSALTDAQAAEVAQASRKGAAIKALARAYGVSPKTIRRVLNAADARDTAAGPSLPAGDTEVGDLRQAPDPDPEPEQPHMDDVPGLLSEHLKDTPDTAVGAALRGGRTIRRGQGYSVRVTAPLALHQAVLEQCAALAGGGAVPAGRKAYRAYADRITAVRVTAAALASVR, from the coding sequence GTGGGAAAAGGACCTGCTCAGCAGGCACCTCGCCGACGGCCCACCAGTACTCTGCGGCACTCCACCGAAAAGCAGACCAATGCCCGCCAACTCCATGCCCTGGACAGCCTGCTGAAGTCTGGTGCTCCGAAGTACGAAGACCCGGCCATCTCCTCCCGCGTCTACGCGATCGACCGCACGGGCTTCCGCGCGCTGCTGGATGAGGCCGCCGTCGGCGACACCCTCCGCATAGCGGACGCCGCGCGGCTGTTCCGCTCGACCAAGGACGTCATCCAGATCCGCGAAGTCCTCCAGCGGCGCGGCCTGCACCTGCACATCGCCACCGGCGCCTGGTCCGGCTTCGACCTGGCCGCCGACGACCCGCAGACCAAGCTCTTCGTCACCATGCTCGCCGGGGTCCTGGAGTTCCAGCGCGACATGATCTCGGAGAACACCAAGGAGGGCGTCGCCGCCGCCGAGGCCGCGGGCAAGACCCTGGGGCGCCCTTCCGCGCTGACCGACGCCCAGGCCGCCGAGGTGGCGCAGGCGTCCCGCAAGGGCGCCGCCATCAAGGCCCTCGCCCGCGCCTACGGCGTCTCCCCCAAGACCATCCGCCGGGTACTCAACGCCGCCGACGCCCGCGACACCGCAGCAGGCCCCAGCCTCCCGGCTGGCGACACTGAGGTCGGGGACCTGAGGCAGGCGCCCGATCCCGATCCCGAGCCCGAGCAGCCGCACATGGACGACGTACCTGGCCTGCTCTCCGAGCACCTCAAGGACACCCCGGACACCGCCGTTGGTGCAGCGCTACGCGGTGGGCGGACCATTCGCCGCGGACAGGGCTACTCGGTGCGCGTCACCGCCCCGCTCGCCCTCCACCAGGCCGTACTTGAGCAGTGCGCCGCTCTTGCCGGGGGCGGCGCTGTCCCGGCCGGGCGCAAGGCGTACCGCGCATACGCGGACCGGATCACCGCGGTCAGGGTGACCGCCGCCGCCCTGGCGTCGGTCCGGTGA
- a CDS encoding AAA family ATPase, with amino-acid sequence MATKEHRRFLEFADAVRRKRYVGLCFGAPGVGKTEPARAYTKWDQLAPHLAGGRAAGSSSGDESIGDALAARAVLYTPKVHSTPTHLDKEISYLCDRLGWTVELMLQTGRVQNDPLPTVASYGTRTTAGHAELLIVDEADRLKTTTTAPASA; translated from the coding sequence ATGGCGACGAAGGAGCACCGGCGGTTCCTGGAGTTCGCCGACGCGGTGCGCCGCAAACGGTACGTCGGCCTGTGCTTCGGCGCCCCGGGCGTCGGCAAGACCGAGCCCGCCCGCGCCTACACCAAATGGGACCAGCTCGCCCCGCACCTGGCAGGCGGCCGCGCTGCCGGATCCTCGAGCGGCGACGAGTCCATCGGTGATGCCCTGGCCGCCCGCGCGGTGCTGTACACCCCCAAGGTCCACAGCACCCCCACCCACCTCGACAAAGAGATCTCCTACCTGTGCGACCGGCTCGGCTGGACCGTCGAACTCATGCTGCAGACCGGCCGCGTCCAAAACGACCCTCTGCCCACCGTCGCCTCCTACGGCACACGCACCACCGCCGGCCACGCCGAACTCCTCATCGTCGACGAGGCCGACCGACTCAAGACCACCACGACCGCACCGGCATCGGCCTGA